The Syntrophobotulus glycolicus DSM 8271 DNA window TCCCGGGTCGCTTTCCCACCAGCCGGCCAGCACGAAAGCACGGGTGACCGGGCTGCCGTGGACGGTCAGCTCCAGGGTGAGCGGCGCGCCGACGGTCAGGGGGACTCCCAGAAGCTCCAGGGTTTTGGTGTCGGCGATCACCTCATTCGCGGCCTGGGGCTTGTGCCCGCCTGTGGGTTCCGCAAAGAGGTATTTCAGTCCAATGTCGTCATTGTACCAGAATTCCGTGCGCCGCTTGCGCAGAGCCTCGTTGTCAACACTGTCGCTGAGCATCCGGCAGTAGGCGATTTCCTTCACCAGCGGATGCTTGCTTATGGCTGTGTATTCCTGATCGGTGACATACTTGACAACGGCGTGTCCGTCCCCGCCGGACATGATCATGGCAGCGCGCTGGAGGCTTTCCGTCAGGCCGGACCCCATAGTGAAAAGGCTGGTGAATAAGAGCGCGGTCAGGGCAATGGCGAGGACGGCGATCACATTGCGCGTTCCGGCGGCGCGAAAGCTCCCGGCGGCCAGCCTGCGGAGCGCTTTTTTGTTGTTTACTCGGATCATGGGCGCTCACCGCCCGCGATCCGGCCGTCTTCGATCCGGACGATGCGGTCCGCAAGCTGGGCCAGTTCTTCGTTATGGGTAATCATGACAATGGTTTGCCGGAATTTTTCCCCGCTCACCTTTAAAAGGCCCAGCACATCCTGGCTCGTTTTGCTGTCCAGATTGCCGGTCGGCTCGTCGGCGAGGACGATGGCCGGCTTCGCGGCCAGGGCCCTGGCAATGGCCACCCGCTGCTGCTGCCCGCCGGAAAGATTGCAGGGCAGATTGGGCAGCTTGCTTTCCAGACCCAGTGTTTGGATGATCCGCCCGACATAAGCCTCATCCGGCTCATTGCCGTCCAACTGGATGGGCAGGACGATATTTTCATACACGTTCAGCACCGGCACGAGGTTATAGCTTTGAAAGACAAAGCCGATCCGGCGGCGCCGGAAAATCGTCAGCTCTTCGTCCTTCAGGGAAAAAAGTTCTTGGCCGCCGACGAAAACGGTGCCGCCGCTCGGGCGGTCGAGCCCGCCGAGCAGGTGAAGCAAGGTGGATTTTCCGCTGCCGGAGGTTCCGACAACAGCGAGAAACTCCCCGTCTTCCACCGCCAGATTGACGCCGTCAAGCGCCCGTACGGCCGTCTCGCCGCTGCCGTAATATTTTTTCAGGTCCGTTGTTTTTAAAATGGGCATCAAGGCTCCTCCTTCAAAGATTCTGAATCACAAAAAAGCCTGAAGAATAAAAAAGTCCGGATCACTTTTTTGTGATACAGACAGGATAACAAAACAATCTTTCCAGAGCGTTTCGCAAATCTGACAGTTTGGCAAGATTCAGCTTTTCTGTGCCGGCAGGAAAAGGGAAAAGACACAGCCCTGTCCCGGTTTGGAGGCCACCTTGAGATACCCGCCCCCGGAGGCCAGGATTTCTCTGGCCAAAAACAGGCCGATTCCCACGCCCTCTTGCTGGGCGGCCGCGGGGGAGCGGTAAAAACGGGCGAAGATTTTGCTCTGCTCCTCCTCCGCGATACCGGGGCCCTGATCGGTGACATCAATCCGGAAAAACAGCTCATAGGGCCGGGCCGCAACCCTGATCACGCTCTGGCGGGGGGAGTATTTCACCGCATTGTCGAGGACATTGGCCAGGGCTTCGGCCGTCCATTTGGGGTCGTAATAGGCTGTGCCCTCGGCGGCCGGCGCTTCAATGGTGATTTCCCGGGCCTCCGCTTTTGGTCCGATCTGAGGGATGACGGCATCCAGCAGGGACTGCACCGGGTTTTGGCGGGGAGTCATCGTAATCATTCCGGTTTCCAGGCGGGACATTTTGACAAGGGATCCGATCAGAAAGTCCAGCTTCTGCGCTTGGGCGGACAGGGCATTGACACACAGGGCACAGTCCGCCGGCAGCCGGCGTTCGCCCAGAAGCTGCGAATAAAGCAAAATGTTGGTGAGGGGGGTTTTGGTCTGATGGGAGATATCTGAAATCAGCTCTTTGATCTGTTTTTTTTCCGCGCTCAGGCTTTGGGCGGACAGGGCGCAGAGGGCTAAAAAACGGGCCATTTTGGCTTCCACGGCCGAGAGGAGGGACTCATCAAAGCTGCGCTCAGAAAAGCTCCCGTTTATGGCCCTGTCCAGCATGGTGTTCAGGGCATCCATGATGCGCCGGGTTTTTCGGCGGGAGAGGAGAACCGCCGCGCCCGCGCCGGCAATCCCGGCAGCAGCCGCGGTGATGGCGGCAATCCCGCTTGGCCCCAGCCAGTCCGCCATCATTGCGCCACCCATGTGTAGCCGATCCCGTAAACGGTTTTAATGTACCGGGGGGAGGACGGGGTGTCTTCCAGCTTGTCCCGCAGCCGCTTGACCGCCACGGAAAGCGCGTTTTCCTCCACATACCCGCTGCCGTTCGTCCATATGGCATCCACCAGCCGGGCCCTTGTCAGAGTATGGCCCCTGTTTGCCAGGAAAAGGCGGAGCAGCTTTTGCTCGGTTTTGCTCAGCTCGACCGGCACACCGTTTTTGAAAAACTCCATTTGATCGAAGGAAAAGCGGAAGCCGTCGATCTCGATCCTATCCCAGGCGGGGGAAGGTCCGCTGCGCAGGCGGGCCTTAACCCTGGCCCGCAGGATCATCAGGCTGAAGGGCTTGGTGAGATAATCGTCCGCCCCCAGCTCAAGTCCTGTCACCACATCGATTTCCAGGTCATTGGCGGTCAGGATGATGACCGGGACGGCGGAGGACCGGCGCAGGGTTTTCAGAAAATCAAGTCCGTTTCCGTCCGGCAGGTTGAGGTCTAAAATGATCAGGTCGAAGGCGGCGCTTTGGATATGCTGCCCGGCCTCGGCCAAATTTTTGGCCCGGACAAAGGTAAACTCGCTGTCCTTGAGGGCAAGGGCGATCCCCGCGCTCAGGGACAGGTCATCTTCAATGATCAGGATGGTTTTCAGATCAATCGCCTCCCGCCTGAAATTGTCCGGCAGCTTGAACCCATCTTTCTCGGATAGGATTCTGCTCTGTCACCAGTATTGTAGCATAAACCCTCCCGGATGAGAAAGAAGGGGCAAAGCCGGGCCGGGCGGACGAGGGGGAGGGCGGTTAGCCTTTCTGAGGATCACAGCGGCAGGGATTTCCTGAGGCATTGTCGAACTGGACATCAATATGGGAAGCACCAAAAGACGCAGTTTGAATAGGAGAAACGATCAGGCACAGTCTGAATGGGGGAAGCGATAAGATGAAGTCTGAATAGGAGAAACGATCAGGCATAGTCTGAATGGGGGAAACGATAAGACGCAGTGTGAATAGGGGAAGAGATAAGAGCAGTCTATATAAAGAAGTGATAAGACACAGCCTGAATCGGAGAAGCCATAAGACACAGTTTGAATAGGAGAAACGATCAGGTACAGTCTGAATAGGGGAAGAGATAAGAGCAGTCTGAATAAAGAAGTGATAAGACACAGCCTGAATAGGGAGGATTCGACCGTGAATGTCGTCAAGTTCATAAAAGATGATCATTTGAAGAGCTTATTTCCGTTACATACGAATCTTTTCTTTACTGAATATGGGGAGAAAGAACTGAGAGATTTTATTTATCACAAGGTTTTTGACCCGAAAAATCCCGGTATTTCCTTTCTGCCGGCTCCTTCCGTTTATGCCCTGAAGGATCAGTTCCACCTCAGAAAATCCCTCCAGCTCGACCCTCTGGGAACATTTTATCTTTATGATTTTGCCCTGAGAAACTCAGCTTGCTTTCAACAGGCTTCTGACCAGAAAGCCCTGCGCTTTAATTTCGGTTATGGGTTCAGAGGCTCGTCATGTATCAGCTCGTATAAGGAATATCATGCGTTCAGAGAGCGGAAATATGAATTGAAGAAGCAGTTTAAATACTTCGCGAAGTTGGATATCGCAAATTGCTTTAACAGCTTCTATCACCATGATCTTGTGAGCTGTATTGCCACCCTTGTTTCTCAGCCGGAGTCCGCCCAAATCGGCCAGTTTCTGCGGGAAAGCAGTGGGGGAAGGTCAATTAACTGTTTCCCGCAAGGGATATACCCGGCGAAATTGATCGGAAATTTTTTCTTGAAATTTATCGAGGAATCACGAGAATTAAAGAGCTCTGCCCTGATCAGGTTTCTTGACGATATTTTTATCTTTTCCAATAGTCAAAGGACAATAGAGCAGGATGTGATCAGAATACAGATGTTCATTGGTGAGTATGCCCTCGCTCTGAATGCCGATAAAACGAAGTTCGGTTCCCGTGCCTCTGATTTCGAGGAAAGGAAGCTTGACGCGATTAAAAAATCGCTGCTGAAAAAACGGGAGAATGCCAGCGATTATGACGATGAGGAAGGGGCGCCTGTGGCCCTTGACCCCGAAGAGGTCGAATATCTTGTCTGGCTGATCGACCAGAGAAATGTGACGGAGGAGGATGTGGAGCTTGCGCTTTCCCTGCTGAAAGAGGATGAGGAGGAAGCGGGCCGGCTGACAGAGCTGGTTTTAACCAAATATCCCGGGCTGATCAGGAATTTATATAAATTGATTGATGAAATTGAGGATGAAGGAAAAATCTGGGAATCCATAACGAAAAGGCTGCAGGCGGCGTTCATTCAGGAATATGAGTTGTTCTGGATTGCCCGAATCGTCATCGACTTATACGCATTCAATGAAGACTGTGCCGAAGTATTATTAAGGATATTTAACCATCCGTCGTCGACGACTATTGTAAAATCCGCTGTGCTTGAAGTGCCCAATAATGATTATGGACTATTTGAATTGAAAGATGCCTTTCTGAAAAATTCCCCCGGCGGGATTCAGGCGGCTTGTGCCATCGTGGGGTTAAATACGGTGGAAAAGGCCAAGCGCAATCAGATTTACAAATATGCCGGGAAAGCCAGTCCGGTCATGAATCTGTTGTGTCAGATTGCGGCAAAGCACGGATGACGGACAAAAAAAGAAATCTTCCAGCGACAGCAAAGGCTTAAAGGAAAAGGAAAAGCCATAATCAAAGGATTTTGATCAGAAGGGGGTTGAGGGACATTGAGAGATGAAGATTTAGTGAAAAAGGTTGAACGTCTGGAATTTTATATTCAGCTGCTGCGGGATTTTGCGGTAGAGCCAGAAGCGTTTGTCCTGTGGGACTATGTGATGACCGAAGAGCTTGACGGGGAACAGACAAACCGGCTGATGAATATTCTGGGAAAGCATAAGGGCCTGATTTGGGCGATAGATGAACAGACCGAGCCTTATTCTGATCAGACGGAAGAGGAGCTCAATGTGCTGGAAGCGCAGCTGAAGCCCTTATTCCAATCATTTAAAAATCCTCATCCGACGGATCGCGATGCTGTGCTGAGGGTGGTTCGAAGAGCGGCGAAACTGCCGGAAATGATTCTGTATAAGCGGATGTAGCCGAGGGTTTTTTTCTGTACAGCTTCCATAGAACGCGGGAATTCATGGGCGGTTATTGCGCCCATTTTTTATTTGACTTTCGGGGATGAGGATAAAGATTTCAGAGAAAAGGCCATGAAGTTTTATATCATTAATATCAGGCGGTAACGACAAATTTTAAGAGAATAAGGTAGAACTTGTAAATTGCGCATGTGCCTGGTGCAGTAGTATAATCGAGTAAAGAAAGTAAAGATGTAAAGAATAAAGAGAAAGGTGGTTCTGTGATGGAAATATCAAGAATTAGCTCAAAAGGACAGGTTACGATTCCAAAGCCGATACGAGACCTGTTGAAATTAAGTGAGGGTGATCGGGTCGCATTTTTGGAGGATAACGGCAAGGTTGTCATTACCAAGGCCAGTTTAATTGCCTTCCGCGAATTGCAGGATGCCCTGAGTATAGAGGCACAAGAGAAAGGGATTACCGAGCAAGACCTTCTTCATGAACTGGAAGTGGTTCGGGAGGAAATGTGGAATGAGCGAAAAAAATAATGCCTTACGCGTATTTGTTGACTCAAATATCCTCATATCTGCGGTGTTATCAGAATCATCAACAGCAAGTAAGCTTCTGACTTTGCTTATCGGGCAACATCACTTGATTATTTGCAGTTACTCAATAACGGAGATCTCCAAAGTCATTGAGCGGAAATTTCCAAAGATTATTCCCAAATGGGATAAATTTCTTACAACTCTTGAGTTTAGGATAGCCTATACTCCTTCAGACTTATCCGCAATAAAAGTTCCCCATATAAGAGACCCAAAAGATTTACCAATTTTGGTTTCTGCTATGGTGGCCCAGCCGGACATCCTTGTTACCGGAGATTTTGATTTCCACACGCCAGAAATTCAGGAGCATTTTGCCGTAATGACTCCGGCTGATTTCTTAAGAGCTTTCTCTGATGACTTAAGTCATTGAGCAAACGCAAAGCGCGCTGTTGTCCGCGGGATGAAACTATGCTATGATAAAAACAATTGCAAACGGTTTTTACGGTCAAATCTGATCTGATGAAAGTCTGATCAGTGGAGGGTTGAATACCTAAGTCTTCGGGATAGGGTTGTCAATCTGTGAGAACTTGGCTTACTGGGGTGGGTAGTCTGTACATCAGGCTGCCTATCCCTTTTTTATTTTGCCGAAAGCCCAAAAGGGATGATCCGCGGCAGATTTTGATTTGCGGATGATCCCGGTAAATTTTGATGGCAAAAGGAGGAGGCGGGCACGGAAAAGACAAAGCTCACGTTCCTGGTAAAAAGGAAACTCCTGCTGACAGTTATCCTGAGCTCCTGAATGGAATCGCGGTCAGAGGAGAAGAATTGAATGAGATAAGGTTCGAATACAGGAAGAGGTTCAAATACAGGGAAAGGTTTAGAATACAGGCTGTAGAAGCGGAGGACAGGGACAATGGCAAAGCAGAAAAGAAAAACGATCAGTTTATTGCGGGAGTTTTCAATTCCCCTGATTTCGGGCGTGTTGATCGCCTTAATCTGGGCCAATGCGGCGCCGGCAAGCTATCATCACTTTGTGGACAATAAGATTTGGGGTGATTTTACCCTCCATTTTTTCGTCAATGACCTTTTTATGGTGTTCTTTTTCGCGATAGCGGCGGTGGAAATAACCCAAAGCTTATTGCCGGGCGGGGACTTAAACCCGCTGAAACGGGCAATCAATCCGATGATGGCCACATTGGGCGGAATCGCCGGCCCGGCCCTTTTATACCTGGCCTTGAATACCTTCATGGGCAGTCAGGAACTCGTCCGGGGCTGGGGTATTCCTACCGCCACAGACATCGCGCTGGCCTGGCTGGTGGCCAGACTGGTTTTCGGAGCGGCTCACCCCGCTGTTTCTTTCTTATTGTTATTAGCGATCGCCGACGATGGGATCGGTCTGATCATCATCGCCCTTTTTTATCCCGACCCGGCCAATCCGGTCGTTCCGGTATGGCTGCTCTGCACACTGGCAGGGATGCTGATCGCTTTGGCCCTGAAAAAGGGGAAGGTGAAAAGCTACTGGCCATATATCCTTCTCGGCGGGGCCTTAAGCTGGACCGGCCTTTACCGGGCGGGGATTCACCCCTCCCTGGCCCTGGTGTTCATCGTACCGTTCTTGCCTCATTCCCCGGGGGAAAAGGCGCATTTGTTTGAGGATGATCCGGAGGATTATTCCACCTTAAGGCGCTTTGAACAGGAATGGAAGTTTTTTGTGGATATGGGGCTTTTTCTGTTCGGTCTGACCAATGCCGGGGTGGAGTTTTCAGCGGTCAGTACAGTGACCTGGCTGGTGTTCCTGGCCCTGCTTTTCGGCAAAACAGCGGGCATCTTTCTCCTGGGCTCCCTGGCTTCTTTCCTGGGCTTCCCCTTGCCTGAGGGAATGAGGCACAGGGAGCTTTTGGTCGCCGGCCTGATCGCTTCGATCGGGCTGACGGTGGCTTTATTTATCGCCGGCGTGGCTTTTTCGGACCCCGGCCTGCAGGGAGCGGCCAAAATGGGGGCATTATGGAGTGTTTCCGCCGTGATCATCGCTGTAAGCGCAGGCAGGCTGCTGGGCATTGAAAGAAAGACTGCCACGCAGGAGCCCGTCTTGCCGGTGGAATCGCAAGGAAGAAGAACAGGGGAAGGCTGACGGGTGCAGACTGAAAAAAATCAGCTGTTTTTTTCGTGTTTCCAGAGCTCAATTCCATGTATAAGGTCATGCCCGGTGGGCTTCTGATAAAGGCGCAGGTCGAACAGCGGCGCGACAGACAGAATGTGGTCGAAAATATCCGCCTGGATGGATTCGTACGTATTCCAATCCGTCGTACTGGTAAACGCATAGATTTCCACAGGCAGTCCTGATTCGCAGGGCGCCAGCTGCCGGAC harbors:
- a CDS encoding ABC transporter ATP-binding protein produces the protein MPILKTTDLKKYYGSGETAVRALDGVNLAVEDGEFLAVVGTSGSGKSTLLHLLGGLDRPSGGTVFVGGQELFSLKDEELTIFRRRRIGFVFQSYNLVPVLNVYENIVLPIQLDGNEPDEAYVGRIIQTLGLESKLPNLPCNLSGGQQQRVAIARALAAKPAIVLADEPTGNLDSKTSQDVLGLLKVSGEKFRQTIVMITHNEELAQLADRIVRIEDGRIAGGERP
- a CDS encoding sensor histidine kinase — its product is MADWLGPSGIAAITAAAAGIAGAGAAVLLSRRKTRRIMDALNTMLDRAINGSFSERSFDESLLSAVEAKMARFLALCALSAQSLSAEKKQIKELISDISHQTKTPLTNILLYSQLLGERRLPADCALCVNALSAQAQKLDFLIGSLVKMSRLETGMITMTPRQNPVQSLLDAVIPQIGPKAEAREITIEAPAAEGTAYYDPKWTAEALANVLDNAVKYSPRQSVIRVAARPYELFFRIDVTDQGPGIAEEEQSKIFARFYRSPAAAQQEGVGIGLFLAREILASGGGYLKVASKPGQGCVFSLFLPAQKS
- a CDS encoding response regulator transcription factor; its protein translation is MSAGIALALKDSEFTFVRAKNLAEAGQHIQSAAFDLIILDLNLPDGNGLDFLKTLRRSSAVPVIILTANDLEIDVVTGLELGADDYLTKPFSLMILRARVKARLRSGPSPAWDRIEIDGFRFSFDQMEFFKNGVPVELSKTEQKLLRLFLANRGHTLTRARLVDAIWTNGSGYVEENALSVAVKRLRDKLEDTPSSPRYIKTVYGIGYTWVAQ
- the drt5 gene encoding antiviral reverse transcriptase Drt5, with the protein product MNVVKFIKDDHLKSLFPLHTNLFFTEYGEKELRDFIYHKVFDPKNPGISFLPAPSVYALKDQFHLRKSLQLDPLGTFYLYDFALRNSACFQQASDQKALRFNFGYGFRGSSCISSYKEYHAFRERKYELKKQFKYFAKLDIANCFNSFYHHDLVSCIATLVSQPESAQIGQFLRESSGGRSINCFPQGIYPAKLIGNFFLKFIEESRELKSSALIRFLDDIFIFSNSQRTIEQDVIRIQMFIGEYALALNADKTKFGSRASDFEERKLDAIKKSLLKKRENASDYDDEEGAPVALDPEEVEYLVWLIDQRNVTEEDVELALSLLKEDEEEAGRLTELVLTKYPGLIRNLYKLIDEIEDEGKIWESITKRLQAAFIQEYELFWIARIVIDLYAFNEDCAEVLLRIFNHPSSTTIVKSAVLEVPNNDYGLFELKDAFLKNSPGGIQAACAIVGLNTVEKAKRNQIYKYAGKASPVMNLLCQIAAKHG
- a CDS encoding AbrB/MazE/SpoVT family DNA-binding domain-containing protein; its protein translation is MEISRISSKGQVTIPKPIRDLLKLSEGDRVAFLEDNGKVVITKASLIAFRELQDALSIEAQEKGITEQDLLHELEVVREEMWNERKK
- a CDS encoding putative toxin-antitoxin system toxin component, PIN family — its product is MSEKNNALRVFVDSNILISAVLSESSTASKLLTLLIGQHHLIICSYSITEISKVIERKFPKIIPKWDKFLTTLEFRIAYTPSDLSAIKVPHIRDPKDLPILVSAMVAQPDILVTGDFDFHTPEIQEHFAVMTPADFLRAFSDDLSH
- a CDS encoding Na+/H+ antiporter NhaA codes for the protein MAKQKRKTISLLREFSIPLISGVLIALIWANAAPASYHHFVDNKIWGDFTLHFFVNDLFMVFFFAIAAVEITQSLLPGGDLNPLKRAINPMMATLGGIAGPALLYLALNTFMGSQELVRGWGIPTATDIALAWLVARLVFGAAHPAVSFLLLLAIADDGIGLIIIALFYPDPANPVVPVWLLCTLAGMLIALALKKGKVKSYWPYILLGGALSWTGLYRAGIHPSLALVFIVPFLPHSPGEKAHLFEDDPEDYSTLRRFEQEWKFFVDMGLFLFGLTNAGVEFSAVSTVTWLVFLALLFGKTAGIFLLGSLASFLGFPLPEGMRHRELLVAGLIASIGLTVALFIAGVAFSDPGLQGAAKMGALWSVSAVIIAVSAGRLLGIERKTATQEPVLPVESQGRRTGEG